In a genomic window of Plectropomus leopardus isolate mb chromosome 6, YSFRI_Pleo_2.0, whole genome shotgun sequence:
- the git2a gene encoding ARF GTPase-activating protein GIT2a isoform X5 gives MSKRLRNTELCADCSVPEPRWASVNRGVLICDECCSVHRSLGRHSSQVRHLTHTPWPPTQLQMVQILYSNGANSIWEHSLLDPASVMSGKRKANPQDKLHPNKSEFIKAKYQMLAFVHRMPCREDDSSTAKDLSKQLHSSVRTGNLETCLRLLSLGAQANFFHPEKGNTPLHVAAKAGQVSQAELLTVYGADPGAPDSNGKTPIDYAREAGHHDLADRLVEIQYELTDRLAFYLCGRKPDHKNGQHFIVPQMADSSLDLSELAKAAKKKLQSLSNHLFEELAMDVYDEVDRRETDAVWLATQNHSTLVTETTVVPFLPVNPEYSSTRNQGRQKLARFNAHEFATLVIDILSDAKRRQQGNLIASPKDNVEFILKSMAVRHGSDSQDNDQPDYDSVASDEDTDHELPSSKGDRTKSLDSDLSDGPITMHEYMEVKNALSASEAKIQHLMKANNNLSDELRLMQKKLQSLQSENTSLRRHIPTNIYQIPSGSDYPDPSSPSALKRRQSARASRPMSMYETGSGLKPYVPKGETPYPEEGIPTLQPFPPHASKLEKQSSMPESDYDNTFNDSEMDDSGLCRRVRLRSSGWLGEGSSIPELDDLEMESDPTLPSTEDVIRKTEQITKNIQELLRAAQENKHDSFIPCSERIHVAVTEMAALFPKKPRSETVRGSLRLLTSSAFRLQNECRKALPSEGCPGPDMQLVTQQVIQCAYDIAKAAKQLVTITTKENTN, from the exons ATGTCTAAACGCCTGCGAAACACCGAGCTCTGCGCTGATTGCAGTGTCCCAG AACCTCGCTGGGCGTCGGTGAACAGGGGAGTGTTGATCTGCGACGAGTGCTGCAGTGTTCATCGAAGTCTGGGTAGACACAGCTCACAAGTCCgtcacctgacacacacaccatggCCTCCTACGCAGCTACAG ATGGTTCAAATATTATACAGCAATGGTGCAAATTCAATATGGGAGCACTCTCTCCTGGACCCTGCGTCTGTGATGAGTGGGAAACGCAAGGCCAACCCTCAGGACAAACTGCA CCCAAACAAATCAGAGTTTATTAAAGCCAAATATCAAATGCTGGCATTTGTCCATCGCATGCCTTGCCGGGAGGACGACAGCTCGACAGCCAAGGATTTAAGCAAG cAACTTCACTCAAGTGTACGCACCGGGAATCTGGAGACGTGTTTGAGGTTGCTCTCTCTGGGTGCACAAGCTAATTTTTTTCACCCG gaaaaaggaaacactCCCTTGCATGTAGCTGCAAAGGCAGGACAAGTATCTCAGGCTGAACTATTAACTGTTTATGGAGCAGATCCTGGAGCCCCTGACAGCAATGGCAAAACTCCCATTGACTATGCAAG GGAAGCTGGCCACCATGACCTGGCTGATAGATTGGTGGAGATTCAGTATGaactgactgacagactggCGTTCTACTTGTGTGGGAGAAAACCAG ATCATAAAAACGGCCAGCACTTCATTGTTCCACAAATGGCTGACAG CAGTTTAGATTTATCAGAACTGGCCAAAGCAGCAAAGAAGAAACTGCAGtct CTCAGTAATCATTTATTCGAGGAGCTGGCCATGGATGTGTACGATGAGGTGGACAGACGAGAGACTGATGCTG TGTGGTTGGCTACACAGAATCACAGCACTCTGGTGACGGAGACGACTGTGGTGCCTTTCCTTCCTGTGAATCCAGAGTATTCATCAACGCGAAACCAG GGACGACAGAAGCTCGCAAGATTCAATGCACACGAATTTGCAACTCTTGTGATCGACATATTAAGCGATGCTAAGCGCAGACAGCAAGGAAATTTAATAGCAAGTCCCAAAG ATAATGTTGAATTTATCCTGAAGAGTATGGCCGTCAGGCATGGCAGCGATAGCCAGGACAATGATCAGCCTGACTATGACAGTGTAGCGTCTGATGAGGATACAGATCACGAGCTCCCCTCGAGCAAAGGAGACAGGACCAAG AGCCTGGACTCTGACCTCTCAGATGGCCCCATCACTATGCACGAATACATGGAGGTGAAAAACGCGCTCTCTGCCTCTGAAGCCAAGATCCAGCACCTCATGAAAGCCAACAACAACCTGAGCGATGAGCTGAGGCTGATGCAGAAAAAG CTGCAATCTCTGCAAAGCGAGAACACCTCTCTCAGGCGGCACATCCCAACCAATATCTATCAGATCCCCAGCGGTTCAGACTACCCCGACCCCTCCAGCCCCTCAGCCCTGAAACGCCGGCAGTCTGCGCGGGCCAGTCGGCCCATGTCTATGTATGAGACCGGCTCAGGCCTGAAGCCCTATGTCCCTAAAGGGGAAACTCCCTACCCAGAGGAGGGTATCCCCACCCTGCAACCCTTCCCACCTCAT GCCTCAAAGTTAGAGAAGCAAAGCAGCATGCCGGAAAGTGACTATGACAACACATTCAATGACTCTGAGATGGATGATTCGGG TTTGTGCAGGAGAGTTAGGCTGAGGAGCAGCGGCTGGCTGGGGGAGGGCAGCTCAATCCCTGAGCTGGATGATCTGGAGATGGAGTCAGACCCCACTCTTCCCAGCACAGAGGACGTCATCCGAAAAACAGAGCAGATCACCAAGAATATCCAAGAGCTGCTGCGAGCTGCTCAGGAGAACAAACATGACAG CTTCATACCCTGCTCAGAAAGAATACATGTGGCTGTAACAGAAATGGCTGCCCTCTTTCCAAAG AAGCCCCGCTCAGAGACTGTGAGAGGCTCTCTGCGCTTGTTGACATCGAGTGCATTTCGGCTTCAGAACGAGTGCAGGAAAGCGTTGCCTTCAGAGGGCTGCCCGGGTCCGGACATGCAGCTGGTCACCCAGCAGGTCATCCAATGTGCGTATGACATTGCCAAGGCAGCCAAGCAGCTTGTGACCATTACCACAAAGGAGAATACTAACTAA
- the git2a gene encoding ARF GTPase-activating protein GIT2a isoform X3, whose translation MSKRLRNTELCADCSVPEPRWASVNRGVLICDECCSVHRSLGRHSSQVRHLTHTPWPPTQLQMVQILYSNGANSIWEHSLLDPASVMSGKRKANPQDKLHPNKSEFIKAKYQMLAFVHRMPCREDDSSTAKDLSKQLHSSVRTGNLETCLRLLSLGAQANFFHPEKGNTPLHVAAKAGQVSQAELLTVYGADPGAPDSNGKTPIDYAREAGHHDLADRLVEIQYELTDRLAFYLCGRKPDHKNGQHFIVPQMADSSLDLSELAKAAKKKLQSLSNHLFEELAMDVYDEVDRRETDAVWLATQNHSTLVTETTVVPFLPVNPEYSSTRNQGRQKLARFNAHEFATLVIDILSDAKRRQQGNLIASPKDNVEFILKSMAVRHGSDSQDNDQPDYDSVASDEDTDHELPSSKGDRTKSLDSDLSDGPITMHEYMEVKNALSASEAKIQHLMKANNNLSDELRLMQKKLQSLQSENTSLRRHIPTNIYQIPSGSDYPDPSSPSALKRRQSARASRPMSMYETGSGLKPYVPKGETPYPEEGIPTLQPFPPHTERGAFVTTSSSLPSFPSTLSWSKDESAQKASKLEKQSSMPESDYDNTFNDSEMDDSGLCRRVRLRSSGWLGEGSSIPELDDLEMESDPTLPSTEDVIRKTEQITKNIQELLRAAQENKHDSFIPCSERIHVAVTEMAALFPKKPRSETVRGSLRLLTSSAFRLQNECRKALPSEGCPGPDMQLVTQQVIQCAYDIAKAAKQLVTITTKENTN comes from the exons ATGTCTAAACGCCTGCGAAACACCGAGCTCTGCGCTGATTGCAGTGTCCCAG AACCTCGCTGGGCGTCGGTGAACAGGGGAGTGTTGATCTGCGACGAGTGCTGCAGTGTTCATCGAAGTCTGGGTAGACACAGCTCACAAGTCCgtcacctgacacacacaccatggCCTCCTACGCAGCTACAG ATGGTTCAAATATTATACAGCAATGGTGCAAATTCAATATGGGAGCACTCTCTCCTGGACCCTGCGTCTGTGATGAGTGGGAAACGCAAGGCCAACCCTCAGGACAAACTGCA CCCAAACAAATCAGAGTTTATTAAAGCCAAATATCAAATGCTGGCATTTGTCCATCGCATGCCTTGCCGGGAGGACGACAGCTCGACAGCCAAGGATTTAAGCAAG cAACTTCACTCAAGTGTACGCACCGGGAATCTGGAGACGTGTTTGAGGTTGCTCTCTCTGGGTGCACAAGCTAATTTTTTTCACCCG gaaaaaggaaacactCCCTTGCATGTAGCTGCAAAGGCAGGACAAGTATCTCAGGCTGAACTATTAACTGTTTATGGAGCAGATCCTGGAGCCCCTGACAGCAATGGCAAAACTCCCATTGACTATGCAAG GGAAGCTGGCCACCATGACCTGGCTGATAGATTGGTGGAGATTCAGTATGaactgactgacagactggCGTTCTACTTGTGTGGGAGAAAACCAG ATCATAAAAACGGCCAGCACTTCATTGTTCCACAAATGGCTGACAG CAGTTTAGATTTATCAGAACTGGCCAAAGCAGCAAAGAAGAAACTGCAGtct CTCAGTAATCATTTATTCGAGGAGCTGGCCATGGATGTGTACGATGAGGTGGACAGACGAGAGACTGATGCTG TGTGGTTGGCTACACAGAATCACAGCACTCTGGTGACGGAGACGACTGTGGTGCCTTTCCTTCCTGTGAATCCAGAGTATTCATCAACGCGAAACCAG GGACGACAGAAGCTCGCAAGATTCAATGCACACGAATTTGCAACTCTTGTGATCGACATATTAAGCGATGCTAAGCGCAGACAGCAAGGAAATTTAATAGCAAGTCCCAAAG ATAATGTTGAATTTATCCTGAAGAGTATGGCCGTCAGGCATGGCAGCGATAGCCAGGACAATGATCAGCCTGACTATGACAGTGTAGCGTCTGATGAGGATACAGATCACGAGCTCCCCTCGAGCAAAGGAGACAGGACCAAG AGCCTGGACTCTGACCTCTCAGATGGCCCCATCACTATGCACGAATACATGGAGGTGAAAAACGCGCTCTCTGCCTCTGAAGCCAAGATCCAGCACCTCATGAAAGCCAACAACAACCTGAGCGATGAGCTGAGGCTGATGCAGAAAAAG CTGCAATCTCTGCAAAGCGAGAACACCTCTCTCAGGCGGCACATCCCAACCAATATCTATCAGATCCCCAGCGGTTCAGACTACCCCGACCCCTCCAGCCCCTCAGCCCTGAAACGCCGGCAGTCTGCGCGGGCCAGTCGGCCCATGTCTATGTATGAGACCGGCTCAGGCCTGAAGCCCTATGTCCCTAAAGGGGAAACTCCCTACCCAGAGGAGGGTATCCCCACCCTGCAACCCTTCCCACCTCAT ACGGAAAGGGGCGCTTTTGTGACCACCTCTTCATCCCTCCCCTCATTTCCATCCACCCTGTCTTGGTCGAAGGACGAAAGTGCTCAAAAG GCCTCAAAGTTAGAGAAGCAAAGCAGCATGCCGGAAAGTGACTATGACAACACATTCAATGACTCTGAGATGGATGATTCGGG TTTGTGCAGGAGAGTTAGGCTGAGGAGCAGCGGCTGGCTGGGGGAGGGCAGCTCAATCCCTGAGCTGGATGATCTGGAGATGGAGTCAGACCCCACTCTTCCCAGCACAGAGGACGTCATCCGAAAAACAGAGCAGATCACCAAGAATATCCAAGAGCTGCTGCGAGCTGCTCAGGAGAACAAACATGACAG CTTCATACCCTGCTCAGAAAGAATACATGTGGCTGTAACAGAAATGGCTGCCCTCTTTCCAAAG AAGCCCCGCTCAGAGACTGTGAGAGGCTCTCTGCGCTTGTTGACATCGAGTGCATTTCGGCTTCAGAACGAGTGCAGGAAAGCGTTGCCTTCAGAGGGCTGCCCGGGTCCGGACATGCAGCTGGTCACCCAGCAGGTCATCCAATGTGCGTATGACATTGCCAAGGCAGCCAAGCAGCTTGTGACCATTACCACAAAGGAGAATACTAACTAA
- the git2a gene encoding ARF GTPase-activating protein GIT2a isoform X8 — MSKRLRNTELCADCSVPEPRWASVNRGVLICDECCSVHRSLGRHSSQVRHLTHTPWPPTQLQMVQILYSNGANSIWEHSLLDPASVMSGKRKANPQDKLHPNKSEFIKAKYQMLAFVHRMPCREDDSSTAKDLSKQLHSSVRTGNLETCLRLLSLGAQANFFHPEKGNTPLHVAAKAGQVSQAELLTVYGADPGAPDSNGKTPIDYAREAGHHDLADRLVEIQYELTDRLAFYLCGRKPDHKNGQHFIVPQMADSLDLSELAKAAKKKLQSLSNHLFEELAMDVYDEVDRRETDAVWLATQNHSTLVTETTVVPFLPVNPEYSSTRNQGRQKLARFNAHEFATLVIDILSDAKRRQQGNLIASPKDNVEFILKSMAVRHGSDSQDNDQPDYDSVASDEDTDHELPSSKGDRTKSLDSDLSDGPITMHEYMEVKNALSASEAKIQHLMKANNNLSDELRLMQKKLQSLQSENTSLRRHIPTNIYQIPSGSDYPDPSSPSALKRRQSARASRPMSMYETGSGLKPYVPKGETPYPEEGIPTLQPFPPHTERGAFVTTSSSLPSFPSTLSWSKDESAQKASKLEKQSSMPESDYDNTFNDSEMDDSGLCRRVRLRSSGWLGEGSSIPELDDLEMESDPTLPSTEDVIRKTEQITKNIQELLRAAQENKHDSFIPCSERIHVAVTEMAALFPKKPRSETVRGSLRLLTSSAFRLQNECRKALPSEGCPGPDMQLVTQQVIQCAYDIAKAAKQLVTITTKENTN, encoded by the exons ATGTCTAAACGCCTGCGAAACACCGAGCTCTGCGCTGATTGCAGTGTCCCAG AACCTCGCTGGGCGTCGGTGAACAGGGGAGTGTTGATCTGCGACGAGTGCTGCAGTGTTCATCGAAGTCTGGGTAGACACAGCTCACAAGTCCgtcacctgacacacacaccatggCCTCCTACGCAGCTACAG ATGGTTCAAATATTATACAGCAATGGTGCAAATTCAATATGGGAGCACTCTCTCCTGGACCCTGCGTCTGTGATGAGTGGGAAACGCAAGGCCAACCCTCAGGACAAACTGCA CCCAAACAAATCAGAGTTTATTAAAGCCAAATATCAAATGCTGGCATTTGTCCATCGCATGCCTTGCCGGGAGGACGACAGCTCGACAGCCAAGGATTTAAGCAAG cAACTTCACTCAAGTGTACGCACCGGGAATCTGGAGACGTGTTTGAGGTTGCTCTCTCTGGGTGCACAAGCTAATTTTTTTCACCCG gaaaaaggaaacactCCCTTGCATGTAGCTGCAAAGGCAGGACAAGTATCTCAGGCTGAACTATTAACTGTTTATGGAGCAGATCCTGGAGCCCCTGACAGCAATGGCAAAACTCCCATTGACTATGCAAG GGAAGCTGGCCACCATGACCTGGCTGATAGATTGGTGGAGATTCAGTATGaactgactgacagactggCGTTCTACTTGTGTGGGAGAAAACCAG ATCATAAAAACGGCCAGCACTTCATTGTTCCACAAATGGCTGACAG TTTAGATTTATCAGAACTGGCCAAAGCAGCAAAGAAGAAACTGCAGtct CTCAGTAATCATTTATTCGAGGAGCTGGCCATGGATGTGTACGATGAGGTGGACAGACGAGAGACTGATGCTG TGTGGTTGGCTACACAGAATCACAGCACTCTGGTGACGGAGACGACTGTGGTGCCTTTCCTTCCTGTGAATCCAGAGTATTCATCAACGCGAAACCAG GGACGACAGAAGCTCGCAAGATTCAATGCACACGAATTTGCAACTCTTGTGATCGACATATTAAGCGATGCTAAGCGCAGACAGCAAGGAAATTTAATAGCAAGTCCCAAAG ATAATGTTGAATTTATCCTGAAGAGTATGGCCGTCAGGCATGGCAGCGATAGCCAGGACAATGATCAGCCTGACTATGACAGTGTAGCGTCTGATGAGGATACAGATCACGAGCTCCCCTCGAGCAAAGGAGACAGGACCAAG AGCCTGGACTCTGACCTCTCAGATGGCCCCATCACTATGCACGAATACATGGAGGTGAAAAACGCGCTCTCTGCCTCTGAAGCCAAGATCCAGCACCTCATGAAAGCCAACAACAACCTGAGCGATGAGCTGAGGCTGATGCAGAAAAAG CTGCAATCTCTGCAAAGCGAGAACACCTCTCTCAGGCGGCACATCCCAACCAATATCTATCAGATCCCCAGCGGTTCAGACTACCCCGACCCCTCCAGCCCCTCAGCCCTGAAACGCCGGCAGTCTGCGCGGGCCAGTCGGCCCATGTCTATGTATGAGACCGGCTCAGGCCTGAAGCCCTATGTCCCTAAAGGGGAAACTCCCTACCCAGAGGAGGGTATCCCCACCCTGCAACCCTTCCCACCTCAT ACGGAAAGGGGCGCTTTTGTGACCACCTCTTCATCCCTCCCCTCATTTCCATCCACCCTGTCTTGGTCGAAGGACGAAAGTGCTCAAAAG GCCTCAAAGTTAGAGAAGCAAAGCAGCATGCCGGAAAGTGACTATGACAACACATTCAATGACTCTGAGATGGATGATTCGGG TTTGTGCAGGAGAGTTAGGCTGAGGAGCAGCGGCTGGCTGGGGGAGGGCAGCTCAATCCCTGAGCTGGATGATCTGGAGATGGAGTCAGACCCCACTCTTCCCAGCACAGAGGACGTCATCCGAAAAACAGAGCAGATCACCAAGAATATCCAAGAGCTGCTGCGAGCTGCTCAGGAGAACAAACATGACAG CTTCATACCCTGCTCAGAAAGAATACATGTGGCTGTAACAGAAATGGCTGCCCTCTTTCCAAAG AAGCCCCGCTCAGAGACTGTGAGAGGCTCTCTGCGCTTGTTGACATCGAGTGCATTTCGGCTTCAGAACGAGTGCAGGAAAGCGTTGCCTTCAGAGGGCTGCCCGGGTCCGGACATGCAGCTGGTCACCCAGCAGGTCATCCAATGTGCGTATGACATTGCCAAGGCAGCCAAGCAGCTTGTGACCATTACCACAAAGGAGAATACTAACTAA
- the git2a gene encoding ARF GTPase-activating protein GIT2a isoform X7, with the protein MSKRLRNTELCADCSVPEPRWASVNRGVLICDECCSVHRSLGRHSSQVRHLTHTPWPPTQLQMVQILYSNGANSIWEHSLLDPASVMSGKRKANPQDKLHPNKSEFIKAKYQMLAFVHRMPCREDDSSTAKDLSKQLHSSVRTGNLETCLRLLSLGAQANFFHPEKGNTPLHVAAKAGQVSQAELLTVYGADPGAPDSNGKTPIDYAREAGHHDLADRLVEIQYELTDRLAFYLCGRKPDHKNGQHFIVPQMADSSLDLSELAKAAKKKLQSLSNHLFEELAMDVYDEVDRRETDAVWLATQNHSTLVTETTVVPFLPVNPEYSSTRNQGRQKLARFNAHEFATLVIDILSDAKRRQQGNLIASPKDNVEFILKSMAVRHGSDSQDNDQPDYDSVASDEDTDHELPSSKGDRTKSLDSDLSDGPITMHEYMEVKNALSASEAKIQHLMKANNNLSDELRLMQKKASKLEKQSSMPESDYDNTFNDSEMDDSGLCRRVRLRSSGWLGEGSSIPELDDLEMESDPTLPSTEDVIRKTEQITKNIQELLRAAQENKHDRPCEREGVRRLRHSLGCFSTLVPWAEKAPPPLQPLSLRSPDPTSWYSGLCPCLPGTVLFSSPSHSFCLTPSLLPHLLTMHLFFMDVLTLKMLQLIDESLFYAVTCF; encoded by the exons ATGTCTAAACGCCTGCGAAACACCGAGCTCTGCGCTGATTGCAGTGTCCCAG AACCTCGCTGGGCGTCGGTGAACAGGGGAGTGTTGATCTGCGACGAGTGCTGCAGTGTTCATCGAAGTCTGGGTAGACACAGCTCACAAGTCCgtcacctgacacacacaccatggCCTCCTACGCAGCTACAG ATGGTTCAAATATTATACAGCAATGGTGCAAATTCAATATGGGAGCACTCTCTCCTGGACCCTGCGTCTGTGATGAGTGGGAAACGCAAGGCCAACCCTCAGGACAAACTGCA CCCAAACAAATCAGAGTTTATTAAAGCCAAATATCAAATGCTGGCATTTGTCCATCGCATGCCTTGCCGGGAGGACGACAGCTCGACAGCCAAGGATTTAAGCAAG cAACTTCACTCAAGTGTACGCACCGGGAATCTGGAGACGTGTTTGAGGTTGCTCTCTCTGGGTGCACAAGCTAATTTTTTTCACCCG gaaaaaggaaacactCCCTTGCATGTAGCTGCAAAGGCAGGACAAGTATCTCAGGCTGAACTATTAACTGTTTATGGAGCAGATCCTGGAGCCCCTGACAGCAATGGCAAAACTCCCATTGACTATGCAAG GGAAGCTGGCCACCATGACCTGGCTGATAGATTGGTGGAGATTCAGTATGaactgactgacagactggCGTTCTACTTGTGTGGGAGAAAACCAG ATCATAAAAACGGCCAGCACTTCATTGTTCCACAAATGGCTGACAG CAGTTTAGATTTATCAGAACTGGCCAAAGCAGCAAAGAAGAAACTGCAGtct CTCAGTAATCATTTATTCGAGGAGCTGGCCATGGATGTGTACGATGAGGTGGACAGACGAGAGACTGATGCTG TGTGGTTGGCTACACAGAATCACAGCACTCTGGTGACGGAGACGACTGTGGTGCCTTTCCTTCCTGTGAATCCAGAGTATTCATCAACGCGAAACCAG GGACGACAGAAGCTCGCAAGATTCAATGCACACGAATTTGCAACTCTTGTGATCGACATATTAAGCGATGCTAAGCGCAGACAGCAAGGAAATTTAATAGCAAGTCCCAAAG ATAATGTTGAATTTATCCTGAAGAGTATGGCCGTCAGGCATGGCAGCGATAGCCAGGACAATGATCAGCCTGACTATGACAGTGTAGCGTCTGATGAGGATACAGATCACGAGCTCCCCTCGAGCAAAGGAGACAGGACCAAG AGCCTGGACTCTGACCTCTCAGATGGCCCCATCACTATGCACGAATACATGGAGGTGAAAAACGCGCTCTCTGCCTCTGAAGCCAAGATCCAGCACCTCATGAAAGCCAACAACAACCTGAGCGATGAGCTGAGGCTGATGCAGAAAAAG GCCTCAAAGTTAGAGAAGCAAAGCAGCATGCCGGAAAGTGACTATGACAACACATTCAATGACTCTGAGATGGATGATTCGGG TTTGTGCAGGAGAGTTAGGCTGAGGAGCAGCGGCTGGCTGGGGGAGGGCAGCTCAATCCCTGAGCTGGATGATCTGGAGATGGAGTCAGACCCCACTCTTCCCAGCACAGAGGACGTCATCCGAAAAACAGAGCAGATCACCAAGAATATCCAAGAGCTGCTGCGAGCTGCTCAGGAGAACAAACATGACAG ACCATGTGAGCGTGAAGGTGTGCGTCGGCTCAGGCACAGCCTGGGATGTTTCAGCACTCTGGTGCCCTGGGCCGAGAAGGCCCCCCCTCCCCTTCAGCCGCTCAGCCTGCGGTCCCCTGACCCCACCTCCTGGTACTCTGGCCTCTGTCCCTGCCTCCCAGgcacagttttattttcttctccgTCACACAGTTTCTGCCTCACCCCTTCTCTTCTGCCTCACCTCCTCACAATGCATCTCTTTTTCATGGATGTGCTGACTTTGAAGATGCTTCAGTTGATTGATGAATCGTTGTTCTATGCGGTGacttgcttttaa
- the git2a gene encoding ARF GTPase-activating protein GIT2a isoform X6, producing the protein MSKRLRNTELCADCSVPEPRWASVNRGVLICDECCSVHRSLGRHSSQVRHLTHTPWPPTQLQMVQILYSNGANSIWEHSLLDPASVMSGKRKANPQDKLHPNKSEFIKAKYQMLAFVHRMPCREDDSSTAKDLSKQLHSSVRTGNLETCLRLLSLGAQANFFHPEKGNTPLHVAAKAGQVSQAELLTVYGADPGAPDSNGKTPIDYAREAGHHDLADRLVEIQYELTDRLAFYLCGRKPDHKNGQHFIVPQMADSSLDLSELAKAAKKKLQSLSNHLFEELAMDVYDEVDRRETDAVWLATQNHSTLVTETTVVPFLPVNPEYSSTRNQGRQKLARFNAHEFATLVIDILSDAKRRQQGNLIASPKDNVEFILKSMAVRHGSDSQDNDQPDYDSVASDEDTDHELPSSKGDRTKSLDSDLSDGPITMHEYMEVKNALSASEAKIQHLMKANNNLSDELRLMQKKTERGAFVTTSSSLPSFPSTLSWSKDESAQKASKLEKQSSMPESDYDNTFNDSEMDDSGLCRRVRLRSSGWLGEGSSIPELDDLEMESDPTLPSTEDVIRKTEQITKNIQELLRAAQENKHDRPCEREGVRRLRHSLGCFSTLVPWAEKAPPPLQPLSLRSPDPTSWYSGLCPCLPGTVLFSSPSHSFCLTPSLLPHLLTMHLFFMDVLTLKMLQLIDESLFYAVTCF; encoded by the exons ATGTCTAAACGCCTGCGAAACACCGAGCTCTGCGCTGATTGCAGTGTCCCAG AACCTCGCTGGGCGTCGGTGAACAGGGGAGTGTTGATCTGCGACGAGTGCTGCAGTGTTCATCGAAGTCTGGGTAGACACAGCTCACAAGTCCgtcacctgacacacacaccatggCCTCCTACGCAGCTACAG ATGGTTCAAATATTATACAGCAATGGTGCAAATTCAATATGGGAGCACTCTCTCCTGGACCCTGCGTCTGTGATGAGTGGGAAACGCAAGGCCAACCCTCAGGACAAACTGCA CCCAAACAAATCAGAGTTTATTAAAGCCAAATATCAAATGCTGGCATTTGTCCATCGCATGCCTTGCCGGGAGGACGACAGCTCGACAGCCAAGGATTTAAGCAAG cAACTTCACTCAAGTGTACGCACCGGGAATCTGGAGACGTGTTTGAGGTTGCTCTCTCTGGGTGCACAAGCTAATTTTTTTCACCCG gaaaaaggaaacactCCCTTGCATGTAGCTGCAAAGGCAGGACAAGTATCTCAGGCTGAACTATTAACTGTTTATGGAGCAGATCCTGGAGCCCCTGACAGCAATGGCAAAACTCCCATTGACTATGCAAG GGAAGCTGGCCACCATGACCTGGCTGATAGATTGGTGGAGATTCAGTATGaactgactgacagactggCGTTCTACTTGTGTGGGAGAAAACCAG ATCATAAAAACGGCCAGCACTTCATTGTTCCACAAATGGCTGACAG CAGTTTAGATTTATCAGAACTGGCCAAAGCAGCAAAGAAGAAACTGCAGtct CTCAGTAATCATTTATTCGAGGAGCTGGCCATGGATGTGTACGATGAGGTGGACAGACGAGAGACTGATGCTG TGTGGTTGGCTACACAGAATCACAGCACTCTGGTGACGGAGACGACTGTGGTGCCTTTCCTTCCTGTGAATCCAGAGTATTCATCAACGCGAAACCAG GGACGACAGAAGCTCGCAAGATTCAATGCACACGAATTTGCAACTCTTGTGATCGACATATTAAGCGATGCTAAGCGCAGACAGCAAGGAAATTTAATAGCAAGTCCCAAAG ATAATGTTGAATTTATCCTGAAGAGTATGGCCGTCAGGCATGGCAGCGATAGCCAGGACAATGATCAGCCTGACTATGACAGTGTAGCGTCTGATGAGGATACAGATCACGAGCTCCCCTCGAGCAAAGGAGACAGGACCAAG AGCCTGGACTCTGACCTCTCAGATGGCCCCATCACTATGCACGAATACATGGAGGTGAAAAACGCGCTCTCTGCCTCTGAAGCCAAGATCCAGCACCTCATGAAAGCCAACAACAACCTGAGCGATGAGCTGAGGCTGATGCAGAAAAAG ACGGAAAGGGGCGCTTTTGTGACCACCTCTTCATCCCTCCCCTCATTTCCATCCACCCTGTCTTGGTCGAAGGACGAAAGTGCTCAAAAG GCCTCAAAGTTAGAGAAGCAAAGCAGCATGCCGGAAAGTGACTATGACAACACATTCAATGACTCTGAGATGGATGATTCGGG TTTGTGCAGGAGAGTTAGGCTGAGGAGCAGCGGCTGGCTGGGGGAGGGCAGCTCAATCCCTGAGCTGGATGATCTGGAGATGGAGTCAGACCCCACTCTTCCCAGCACAGAGGACGTCATCCGAAAAACAGAGCAGATCACCAAGAATATCCAAGAGCTGCTGCGAGCTGCTCAGGAGAACAAACATGACAG ACCATGTGAGCGTGAAGGTGTGCGTCGGCTCAGGCACAGCCTGGGATGTTTCAGCACTCTGGTGCCCTGGGCCGAGAAGGCCCCCCCTCCCCTTCAGCCGCTCAGCCTGCGGTCCCCTGACCCCACCTCCTGGTACTCTGGCCTCTGTCCCTGCCTCCCAGgcacagttttattttcttctccgTCACACAGTTTCTGCCTCACCCCTTCTCTTCTGCCTCACCTCCTCACAATGCATCTCTTTTTCATGGATGTGCTGACTTTGAAGATGCTTCAGTTGATTGATGAATCGTTGTTCTATGCGGTGacttgcttttaa